The following are from one region of the Isoalcanivorax indicus genome:
- a CDS encoding glycosyltransferase family 2 protein: MIVIPMVGQSSRFFRSGYRKPKYQLQLDNTSVFEHAVSSFSRYFSDDTFRFLVRKDYGAAGFVADALHRLGVRHAEVLEFDQDTRGQAETVSCGLRDVPGNEPLYIFNIDTFRPGFVKPDMASACDGYLEVFRGEGEHWSFVLPGEGGRVLRTTEKERISDLCSDGLYYFRSKADFDAVFEEALREDDTVRGEFYIAPLYNRLIRDGKDVRYHLIDRDEVIFCGTPAEYEALLASPGSGAAVSGQGFQ; the protein is encoded by the coding sequence ATGATCGTCATTCCCATGGTTGGGCAGAGCAGCCGGTTCTTCAGGTCGGGCTACAGGAAACCGAAGTACCAGTTGCAGCTCGACAATACTTCAGTTTTCGAGCATGCAGTGTCCTCTTTCTCGCGCTATTTTTCTGACGATACGTTCAGGTTCCTGGTGCGTAAGGACTATGGCGCAGCGGGCTTCGTCGCCGATGCGTTGCACAGGCTGGGGGTGCGGCATGCGGAAGTCCTGGAGTTTGACCAGGATACGCGTGGGCAGGCCGAGACGGTGTCATGCGGCTTGAGAGATGTGCCGGGTAATGAACCGCTTTATATCTTCAATATCGATACTTTCAGGCCTGGCTTTGTGAAGCCGGATATGGCGAGCGCCTGTGATGGTTATCTTGAAGTGTTCCGCGGTGAGGGTGAGCATTGGTCATTTGTGCTGCCGGGCGAGGGGGGGAGGGTATTGCGAACAACGGAGAAAGAGCGCATCTCGGATCTGTGCAGTGATGGGCTCTACTATTTCCGGAGCAAGGCAGATTTTGATGCGGTATTTGAGGAGGCCCTGCGGGAAGACGATACCGTTCGGGGAGAGTTCTATATCGCACCACTGTACAACCGGCTGATTCGCGATGGAAAAGATGTTCGCTATCATCTGATTGATCGCGATGAGGTTATCTTTTGCGGCACGCCCGCTGAGTATGAGGCGCTGTTGGCCTCGCCCGGTTCCGGGGCGGCGGTGTCAGGTCAGGGCTTCCAGTAG
- a CDS encoding CDP-glycerol glycerophosphotransferase family protein, with amino-acid sequence MPEAQRFLLYAEQNYAYAILRPLQTAIRARGGEARWFLAGDEINTGWLQPDEQRLTDIDAVRAWAPEAVLVPGNMVPGFIPGLKVAVFHGFNVAKATRSDDRGHFNIRGCFDLYCTQGPNTTAGFEERAARYGYFRVAETGWPALDPLFNPEADTHPDSTPLPTPDGRPTILLCSTFTRSLSCAPHLLEAVRQLRDTGRWQWLVQFHPKMDPAMIDAYKALTDDNLTYIETDNVLPLLRRADVMVCDTSSVMLMFLIQRKPVVTFRNQSQGSREHLLNIRDADQLANAVDTALAQPDTLMSAIDDYITQLHPYRDGLASQRVLTAVDRALERPPQRRKPINLVRNLKERKKLGYWKP; translated from the coding sequence ATGCCCGAGGCCCAGCGCTTTCTTCTGTATGCCGAGCAGAACTACGCTTACGCGATTCTGCGGCCCCTGCAGACCGCGATCCGCGCACGCGGCGGCGAAGCCCGCTGGTTCCTGGCGGGCGACGAGATCAATACGGGCTGGCTGCAACCGGATGAACAGCGACTGACGGACATCGACGCCGTGCGGGCCTGGGCGCCCGAGGCCGTACTGGTGCCGGGCAACATGGTGCCTGGCTTTATCCCCGGCCTGAAAGTGGCCGTATTCCATGGCTTCAATGTCGCCAAGGCGACCCGCAGCGACGATCGGGGGCACTTCAATATCCGTGGCTGCTTCGACCTGTATTGCACCCAGGGGCCGAACACCACGGCGGGCTTCGAGGAGCGTGCCGCGAGATACGGCTACTTCCGGGTGGCCGAGACCGGCTGGCCTGCGCTGGACCCCTTGTTCAACCCGGAGGCCGATACGCACCCCGACAGCACGCCGCTGCCGACGCCTGACGGGCGCCCGACGATCCTGCTGTGCTCCACCTTCACCCGCAGCCTGAGCTGCGCCCCGCATCTGCTGGAGGCCGTGCGCCAGCTACGCGATACCGGACGCTGGCAATGGCTGGTCCAGTTCCATCCGAAGATGGATCCGGCGATGATCGACGCCTACAAGGCCCTGACAGATGACAATCTGACTTACATCGAAACCGACAATGTGCTGCCACTGCTCCGCCGGGCTGACGTCATGGTTTGCGACACGTCTTCAGTGATGCTGATGTTCCTGATACAGCGCAAGCCGGTGGTCACCTTCCGCAATCAGAGCCAGGGCTCCCGCGAACACCTGCTGAACATCAGGGACGCAGACCAATTGGCCAATGCGGTCGACACCGCCCTGGCACAACCCGACACGCTCATGAGCGCCATAGACGACTATATCACCCAGCTGCACCCCTACCGGGACGGCCTGGCCAGCCAGCGCGTGCTGACCGCCGTCGACCGGGCGCTTGAGCGCCCCCCTCAACGCCGGAAGCCGATCAACCTGGTACGCAACCTTAAAGAAAGGAAAAAGCTGGGCTACTGGAAGCCCTGA
- a CDS encoding glycosyltransferase family 4 protein, whose product MKVLCVTDRADRPETELFIRLARRVDHLVVMCNTSGRNYPLLEAAGVQVIPLAVKSRFDREATQLIGEEIKRGDYDIVQAFNSRALPCVLRAARRHRAKLLGYRGVTTGVSYLKPESWHTYLSPRLDGIFCVAEAVRQSLLAVSFLWWRFPAHKAHTVYKGHDRSWYDVPAVSPTEFGVPEGGRTLCCLSRNSAKKGVTALLDAFDRLPSELNCHLLLVGRIDGNEEVRERIRQCAHPDRVHFAGYRDDAVAIIRGSDVLVSASESGEGLPRVVIEAMCVDTPVVATAAGGTDELVLDGETGLLVAQRDPDALASAIARTLRDTAATAQRVASARQRIDDVFHADQTVENTLNWYRQLLAE is encoded by the coding sequence ATGAAAGTTTTGTGCGTCACGGACCGGGCCGACCGCCCGGAAACCGAACTTTTTATCCGGCTCGCTCGCCGTGTCGACCACCTGGTGGTGATGTGCAACACCTCGGGGCGCAACTATCCGCTTCTGGAGGCGGCTGGCGTGCAGGTGATCCCCCTGGCGGTCAAGAGCCGCTTCGACCGTGAGGCCACGCAGCTGATCGGTGAAGAGATCAAGCGCGGGGATTACGATATCGTCCAGGCGTTCAATTCCCGGGCCCTGCCGTGTGTACTGCGGGCAGCGCGCCGCCATCGCGCAAAGCTGCTGGGTTACCGAGGTGTCACCACGGGGGTTAGCTACCTCAAACCGGAATCCTGGCACACCTATCTGAGCCCGAGGCTCGACGGTATTTTCTGTGTGGCCGAGGCGGTGCGCCAGTCGCTGCTGGCGGTGTCGTTTCTCTGGTGGCGTTTCCCCGCCCACAAGGCGCATACCGTTTATAAGGGGCATGACCGGTCCTGGTATGACGTGCCCGCAGTTTCTCCAACCGAGTTCGGCGTGCCGGAAGGCGGTCGGACCCTGTGCTGCCTGAGCCGCAATAGTGCGAAAAAGGGTGTCACCGCGCTGCTGGATGCCTTCGACCGACTGCCGTCGGAGCTGAACTGTCACCTGCTGCTGGTGGGGCGTATCGACGGCAATGAGGAAGTGCGGGAGCGTATCCGCCAGTGCGCCCATCCTGACCGGGTTCATTTTGCCGGCTATCGCGATGACGCGGTGGCGATCATTCGTGGCAGCGATGTGCTCGTATCAGCCTCCGAGAGCGGCGAGGGTCTGCCGCGGGTGGTGATCGAGGCCATGTGTGTCGATACACCGGTGGTCGCCACGGCAGCAGGCGGTACCGATGAGCTGGTGCTGGATGGCGAAACCGGGTTGCTGGTGGCGCAGCGTGATCCCGACGCGCTGGCCTCGGCCATAGCGCGTACCTTGAGGGACACCGCCGCGACGGCGCAGCGAGTTGCCAGCGCCCGACAGAGAATAGATGATGTATTTCATGCTGATCAGACGGTTGAAAATACACTGAACTGGTATCGGCAATTGCTGGCCGAATGA
- a CDS encoding D-sedoheptulose-7-phosphate isomerase produces MSQETFKPAESFQAALDRHHATFARMRDYLPQAEQLLVLTRECLASGGKVLWLGNGGSAADCQHLAAEFMVRYKRERGPLSSIALTTDTSILTAHPNDYAFETVFERQVRGLARPGDLVIGLTTSGQSENVNLALAAANDVGATSVALTGRDGGKVKDIARLSIIIACDETARIQEAHMFIGHWLCEALDAALAQEA; encoded by the coding sequence ATGTCACAGGAAACCTTCAAGCCCGCTGAAAGTTTTCAGGCGGCGCTGGATCGACACCATGCCACCTTTGCTCGCATGCGTGATTATCTGCCGCAGGCAGAGCAGCTGCTGGTGCTGACCCGCGAATGTCTGGCCTCGGGCGGCAAGGTACTGTGGCTGGGTAATGGTGGCAGCGCGGCGGACTGTCAGCACCTGGCGGCGGAGTTCATGGTGCGTTACAAGCGCGAGCGGGGGCCGTTGTCATCCATTGCATTGACCACGGACACCTCTATTCTGACTGCGCATCCGAATGATTATGCCTTCGAGACGGTGTTCGAGCGCCAGGTGCGTGGTTTGGCGCGTCCCGGTGATCTGGTGATTGGTTTGACCACATCCGGGCAAAGCGAGAACGTGAATCTGGCGCTGGCGGCGGCCAATGACGTCGGCGCCACCAGCGTGGCGCTGACCGGACGCGATGGTGGCAAGGTCAAGGATATCGCCCGGCTGTCGATCATCATTGCCTGTGACGAGACGGCGCGTATTCAGGAGGCGCACATGTTCATCGGTCACTGGCTTTGCGAAGCGCTGGATGCGGCGCTGGCGCAGGAGGCCTGA
- the hldE gene encoding bifunctional D-glycero-beta-D-manno-heptose-7-phosphate kinase/D-glycero-beta-D-manno-heptose 1-phosphate adenylyltransferase HldE: MADVSHLSRLGDAAVLVVGDVMLDRYFNGDTHRISPEAPVPVVHVAGIEDKAGGAANVARNIAHLDGRVGLLGLIGEDREGAALRDILVAERIHSELLSDPALRTIAKMRIISRHQQVVRLDMEAPFPAAAAERLAARSTALLDDYDTVIISDYNKGALRRVGDIIQAARAAGKTVLVDPKQADFAVYRGADVITPNLSEFRLAGGLVGNDTEMLASAREMLARAEIAAMLLTRSEQGMSLITADSHHHFPAEVLEVSDVTGAGDTVIATLGALLSAGVPLVDAAELANLAAGIVVGKLGAATVSPEELAARISRTRHAAGYTPTVAQALQHIAFARAQGERIVFTNGCFDILHAGHVRYLAQARALGDRLVVGLNCDASVRRLKGDSRPVNTLEDRAEVLRALACVDWVLPFGDDLAEQDTPARLIEQVCPQVLAKGGDYTVDTIVGADFVRANGGDVRVLPLLEGRSSSAIISKMRG; the protein is encoded by the coding sequence ATGGCGGACGTGTCACACCTGAGTCGTCTGGGCGACGCCGCCGTCCTGGTGGTGGGCGATGTCATGCTGGACCGTTACTTTAACGGTGACACGCACCGGATTTCTCCGGAAGCGCCCGTGCCAGTGGTGCATGTGGCGGGCATCGAGGACAAGGCGGGCGGTGCCGCCAACGTGGCGCGCAATATTGCCCACCTGGATGGTCGGGTCGGGCTGCTGGGCCTGATCGGCGAGGACCGTGAGGGTGCGGCCCTGCGCGATATCCTGGTGGCGGAGCGCATCCACTCAGAACTGCTGAGCGACCCTGCGCTGCGCACCATCGCCAAGATGCGCATCATTTCCCGCCACCAGCAGGTGGTGCGCCTGGATATGGAAGCGCCTTTCCCGGCGGCGGCGGCGGAGCGTCTGGCCGCGCGCAGTACTGCGCTGCTGGATGATTACGATACCGTCATTATCAGCGACTACAACAAGGGCGCCCTGCGCCGCGTGGGTGACATCATCCAGGCGGCTCGTGCGGCGGGCAAGACCGTGCTGGTGGATCCCAAACAGGCGGACTTCGCGGTCTATCGTGGCGCCGATGTGATTACGCCGAACCTGTCCGAATTCCGTCTGGCGGGCGGTCTTGTCGGCAATGACACCGAAATGCTGGCCTCGGCCCGGGAGATGTTGGCTCGAGCGGAGATTGCCGCCATGCTGCTGACGCGTAGCGAGCAGGGTATGAGTCTGATCACGGCGGACAGCCATCACCATTTCCCCGCAGAGGTGCTTGAGGTCAGTGATGTGACCGGCGCTGGTGACACAGTCATCGCGACATTGGGAGCGCTGTTGAGTGCTGGGGTGCCGCTGGTCGATGCCGCCGAGCTGGCCAACCTGGCGGCGGGCATCGTGGTCGGCAAGTTGGGGGCGGCCACCGTTTCGCCGGAGGAACTGGCGGCGCGCATCAGCCGCACCCGGCATGCGGCAGGATACACGCCGACCGTGGCCCAGGCGTTGCAGCATATCGCCTTCGCCCGCGCGCAGGGTGAGCGCATCGTCTTCACTAACGGCTGTTTCGATATCCTGCATGCGGGTCATGTGCGTTATCTGGCTCAGGCCCGTGCTCTGGGTGACCGGTTGGTGGTGGGCCTGAACTGTGATGCTTCGGTTCGCCGTCTCAAGGGCGACAGCCGCCCGGTCAATACGCTGGAGGACCGCGCCGAGGTGCTGCGCGCCCTGGCCTGTGTTGATTGGGTGCTGCCGTTTGGCGATGACCTCGCCGAGCAGGACACGCCGGCGCGCCTGATTGAACAGGTGTGCCCACAGGTGCTCGCCAAGGGGGGCGACTACACGGTGGATACCATCGTGGGGGCTGATTTCGTGCGGGCGAACGGCGGTGATGTGCGCGTTCTGCCTTTGCTGGAGGGGCGCTCAAGCAGTGCAATTATCAGCAAGATGAGAGGCTGA
- a CDS encoding glycosyltransferase family 25 protein: MTIYLVSLDKDTARRDVFRERFPETWPHTVHLSAVDGRKLDAGSYFKYVTASLREGRGLMSPAEVGCSLSHIAALEAFLASDARHALVLEDDILGNDMDIQHLADLAERLDDNDILICGGQEGLSHRKYQFGKRNNSQEPYILAPFSYRYMFRTCCYIVGRPAAERIIATQKRALRVADDWGAFFSNTSIRMLLSNTLAHPEDLSTSLIEAERIDMSQSREKKTRSLTDRVRNRASRIARKIRILRLLLQGYRPAR; the protein is encoded by the coding sequence ATGACCATTTATCTTGTCTCCCTGGACAAGGATACTGCTCGAAGGGATGTCTTTCGTGAGCGCTTCCCCGAAACATGGCCGCACACCGTCCATCTCTCGGCGGTTGACGGCAGAAAGCTGGATGCTGGCAGCTACTTCAAATATGTCACTGCCTCTTTGCGGGAAGGCCGAGGCCTGATGTCGCCCGCCGAAGTCGGTTGCTCTCTGAGCCACATTGCCGCTCTGGAGGCCTTCCTTGCGTCGGATGCAAGGCATGCCCTTGTGCTCGAGGATGACATTCTGGGCAATGACATGGACATTCAGCACCTTGCGGATCTCGCTGAGCGCCTGGATGACAATGACATATTGATTTGCGGGGGGCAGGAAGGCCTGAGCCACCGCAAGTATCAATTCGGGAAACGAAACAACAGCCAGGAGCCCTATATCCTGGCTCCATTTTCATACCGCTATATGTTCCGGACATGCTGCTATATTGTTGGAAGGCCCGCAGCAGAAAGGATTATCGCCACACAGAAGCGCGCGCTTCGCGTCGCCGACGATTGGGGCGCATTCTTCAGCAACACCAGCATCAGAATGCTACTGAGCAATACGCTGGCCCACCCGGAAGACCTCTCCACCAGCCTTATCGAGGCCGAGCGCATTGATATGAGCCAGTCCAGAGAAAAAAAGACTCGCTCGCTGACAGATCGGGTTCGCAACCGTGCATCTCGAATTGCCCGAAAAATACGGATCCTGCGCCTACTGCTACAAGGGTACAGACCGGCGCGCTAG
- a CDS encoding polysaccharide pyruvyl transferase family protein has product MNISLQDGAEALQSHQTIMAKLSAPDPALDRLIKGHRLVLMDIPVYGNIGDLLIMLGTCSYLRRFAQPPSLTVSAYNPCFDAIRPDDVILMQGGGNLGDIYPIHQTLREEVVRKFPGNRIIILPQSIHFLHQENLDRCMSLFASHNDLHLFVRDKASYKLAEPLQDRRSMAPDMAHYLYPIGTRSEPSKDQLFLLRKDIESTCEAPLHPAHMTVDWYDILGSRHRRIIRFFRSLFKRARTPGTANAVAALWLRYSSHIAKLAERRFSRYGSVRTDRLHAHILACLMDKPHEVLDNSYGKNSRYIDAWTAESPLVTLSTPRETEQ; this is encoded by the coding sequence ATGAATATATCATTGCAGGATGGTGCTGAAGCCCTTCAGTCTCATCAGACAATCATGGCGAAGCTGAGCGCACCTGATCCGGCACTGGATCGACTCATTAAAGGGCATCGTCTTGTACTGATGGATATCCCTGTTTACGGCAACATCGGGGATTTACTCATCATGCTGGGCACCTGTTCGTACCTCAGAAGGTTTGCCCAGCCACCATCGCTGACAGTCTCTGCATACAATCCCTGTTTTGATGCCATTCGTCCCGATGACGTCATCCTCATGCAAGGGGGAGGCAACCTGGGGGACATCTACCCGATTCATCAGACATTGAGGGAAGAGGTTGTTCGAAAATTCCCGGGCAATCGCATCATCATTCTTCCTCAGAGCATACATTTCCTGCATCAGGAAAATCTGGATCGCTGTATGTCGCTTTTTGCTTCACATAACGACCTCCACCTTTTTGTCAGGGACAAGGCATCTTACAAGCTTGCCGAACCACTGCAGGACAGGCGCTCCATGGCACCTGACATGGCCCATTATCTGTACCCGATCGGAACCCGCTCAGAACCATCCAAAGACCAGCTTTTTCTATTAAGAAAGGACATCGAGTCCACTTGCGAAGCCCCGCTGCACCCCGCCCACATGACAGTCGACTGGTATGACATACTCGGCAGCCGACACCGAAGGATCATTCGATTCTTCCGAAGCCTGTTCAAACGCGCAAGAACGCCCGGCACAGCGAACGCCGTAGCCGCGCTCTGGCTGAGATACTCCAGCCACATCGCCAAACTGGCCGAAAGGCGTTTCAGCCGGTATGGGTCAGTAAGGACCGACAGGCTGCACGCGCATATTCTGGCATGCCTCATGGACAAGCCCCACGAAGTCCTTGATAACAGCTACGGAAAGAATTCGCGTTATATCGACGCCTGGACGGCGGAAAGCCCTCTGGTAACCCTGTCAACACCAAGAGAAACAGAACAGTGA
- the galE gene encoding UDP-glucose 4-epimerase GalE — protein sequence MDNKVNAVKLLVTGGAGYIGSHTVASLLTNGHDVTILDDLSNSTASSIRGIEQVSGRSPHLVVGDIRDGECLDRILRGGDFGGVLHFAGLKAVGESVRHPARYYSVNVGGSIELLAAMRRHNVRRLVFSSSATVYDTEAEMPLQESSPSGHPGHAYGRSKQMVEQILTDEVGSDPSLAVAVLRYFNPVGAHPEAALGEAPTGTPNNLVPYIAQVAAGIRPYLEVYGGDYPTPDGTGMRDYVHVMDLARGHVLALDFLCAHGGLHKWNLGAGRAYSVLEVVKAFELARGQQIPYRITGRRPGDAASYWADVGKAARELRWTPQYTLEDMVRHAWAWQQVLARRV from the coding sequence TTGGATAATAAGGTAAATGCTGTGAAATTGTTGGTGACTGGAGGGGCAGGCTATATCGGGAGCCACACCGTCGCCAGTCTTCTGACGAACGGGCATGATGTTACCATTCTTGACGACCTGAGTAACAGTACGGCGTCAAGTATCAGGGGGATCGAACAGGTTTCTGGTCGTTCGCCGCACCTGGTCGTTGGTGATATACGGGATGGCGAATGCCTGGACCGTATTCTGCGAGGCGGCGACTTTGGCGGGGTCCTCCATTTTGCCGGCCTCAAGGCTGTTGGCGAAAGTGTTCGCCATCCGGCACGCTACTATTCCGTCAATGTAGGTGGTTCAATCGAGTTGCTTGCCGCCATGCGGCGCCACAACGTCAGGCGCCTGGTCTTCAGTTCTTCAGCCACGGTGTATGACACAGAAGCCGAAATGCCCCTTCAGGAGTCGTCTCCGTCAGGGCATCCGGGCCATGCCTACGGTCGCTCCAAGCAGATGGTAGAGCAAATACTGACGGATGAGGTGGGATCGGATCCCTCGCTGGCAGTAGCGGTGCTACGTTATTTCAATCCGGTAGGCGCCCACCCGGAGGCCGCACTCGGCGAAGCGCCTACGGGCACCCCGAATAATCTGGTTCCTTACATCGCTCAGGTGGCGGCTGGTATTCGCCCGTACCTCGAGGTCTACGGTGGTGACTACCCGACCCCGGATGGTACGGGGATGCGCGATTATGTCCATGTTATGGATCTGGCGCGCGGGCACGTTCTGGCGCTCGATTTTCTATGTGCCCATGGGGGGTTGCACAAATGGAATCTGGGCGCAGGCCGGGCATATAGCGTGCTGGAAGTCGTGAAGGCTTTTGAATTGGCGCGTGGCCAACAGATTCCATACCGGATTACAGGCAGGCGTCCTGGTGATGCAGCAAGTTACTGGGCTGATGTTGGCAAGGCGGCCCGGGAGCTCCGATGGACGCCGCAGTACACACTGGAGGATATGGTCAGACATGCCTGGGCGTGGCAGCAAGTGCTCGCCAGACGGGTTTGA
- a CDS encoding glycosyltransferase family 9 protein, with amino-acid sequence MSHPAPDSICILRLSAIGDACNAASVVQAIQRHYPQTRITWVIGRVEAALLGHLPGIEFIIFDKHRGWHAYRDLYKTLAGRRFDVLLHMQLALRANIASLCIRARRRIGFDRARAKELHGLFINERIAPREGMHVLDGFRQFATAIGVPVAPPEWALPVAEADRDWARAQRVAGARGHVILVPAASALERNWRVERYAALAAHAVAQGFAVYLCGGPTDTERRLAAEITAHSSVPLVDLVGRSSLRQLYALLQQASLVVAPDTGPVHMAVAAGTPVIGLYGHSNPDRTGPYLFREYVVDTYHSALAAQRGKTAEQTRWGQRVYGDDLMDAITVEQVTAMFDRVVAERGL; translated from the coding sequence TTGAGCCACCCCGCACCTGACTCCATTTGCATCCTGCGTCTGTCCGCCATTGGTGATGCCTGCAATGCCGCATCGGTAGTTCAGGCGATTCAGCGGCATTATCCGCAGACCCGCATCACCTGGGTGATTGGCCGTGTCGAGGCGGCGTTGCTGGGTCACCTGCCCGGAATCGAGTTCATCATCTTTGACAAGCACCGGGGCTGGCATGCCTATCGAGATCTGTACAAGACTCTGGCAGGGCGGCGCTTCGATGTGTTGTTGCATATGCAGCTGGCCTTGCGCGCCAATATCGCCAGCCTGTGTATCCGTGCGCGTCGGCGCATCGGTTTTGACCGGGCGCGCGCCAAGGAGCTGCATGGGCTGTTTATCAACGAGCGCATCGCGCCCCGGGAGGGCATGCACGTGCTGGACGGGTTTCGTCAGTTCGCCACGGCCATCGGCGTGCCGGTGGCGCCGCCAGAGTGGGCGCTGCCCGTGGCCGAGGCGGATCGCGACTGGGCGCGCGCGCAGCGGGTGGCGGGCGCCCGAGGCCACGTGATTCTGGTGCCTGCCGCCTCGGCGCTGGAGCGCAACTGGCGTGTCGAGCGCTACGCGGCGCTGGCAGCTCATGCGGTGGCTCAGGGGTTTGCGGTGTACCTGTGTGGTGGCCCCACGGATACCGAACGGCGCCTGGCGGCCGAGATCACGGCGCACAGCAGCGTGCCGCTGGTCGATCTGGTAGGGCGTAGCAGCCTGCGCCAGTTGTATGCGCTGTTGCAGCAGGCCAGTCTGGTCGTGGCGCCGGATACCGGGCCGGTGCACATGGCGGTGGCGGCGGGTACGCCGGTGATCGGGCTGTACGGCCACAGCAATCCGGATCGCACTGGCCCTTATCTGTTTCGTGAATATGTGGTGGATACCTACCACAGCGCTCTGGCTGCCCAGCGCGGCAAGACTGCGGAGCAGACGCGTTGGGGCCAGCGTGTCTACGGGGATGATCTGATGGATGCCATCACGGTGGAACAGGTCACGGCGATGTTCGACCGGGTGGTGGCGGAGCGAGGGCTATGA
- the gmhB gene encoding D-glycero-beta-D-manno-heptose 1,7-bisphosphate 7-phosphatase has product MSAGQGVRAAFLDRDGVINVDHGYVYRPEDVTFIDGVFEACRHLQSLGYRLIVVTNQSGIARGYFTEADFHALCDWMRARFQEQGVTLDAIYFCPHHPDKGQGEYRQQCDCRKPAPGMLLQAIREHGIDPARSLMLGDKGADMQAAAGAGVGRRILVRSGQTFSPEDAALADEIWDSVGDAVSRVQDEG; this is encoded by the coding sequence ATGAGCGCAGGCCAGGGTGTCCGGGCGGCCTTTCTGGATCGCGATGGCGTGATCAATGTGGATCATGGCTACGTGTACCGGCCGGAGGATGTGACCTTCATCGACGGTGTGTTCGAGGCCTGCCGGCATTTGCAGTCACTGGGCTATCGGCTGATTGTTGTCACCAATCAATCCGGCATTGCCCGGGGATATTTCACCGAAGCAGATTTTCATGCGCTGTGTGACTGGATGCGAGCACGTTTCCAGGAGCAGGGCGTGACACTGGATGCCATTTATTTCTGCCCGCATCACCCGGACAAGGGGCAGGGCGAGTATCGCCAGCAGTGTGATTGCCGCAAACCGGCGCCGGGCATGCTGTTGCAGGCGATTCGTGAGCACGGTATCGACCCGGCGCGCAGTCTGATGCTGGGCGACAAGGGGGCTGACATGCAGGCGGCGGCGGGGGCCGGTGTCGGGCGGCGCATTCTGGTGCGCTCCGGGCAGACCTTCAGCCCCGAGGATGCGGCGCTGGCCGATGAAATCTGGGACAGCGTCGGTGATGCGGTGTCGCGGGTACAGGACGAGGGCTGA